The Cellulosilyticum sp. I15G10I2 genome contains the following window.
GCCAAGAGAATGCAAATAACCATTATTAATAGTAGATGAGCCAATCAATATAGCCTTTGAACGGAATATCTCTGTGACCACGTCATTTTTATCTTCTTTAGAAAGATTATAAATTTTAACTGTAATATTTGGATCTTCCAGTCTTATGCCTTCTGCAATATGGTCTGCCATTTTTCTTGTCGCTTGCCACATCGTATCATAAATAATAGTAATTTGATTTTCCTGATAATCATCTGCCCATTTTAAATACTGCTCTACAATCTGGATAGGCTGCTCCTTCCAGATCACACCATGACTCGGACAAATCATATCCACCGGCAGATTCAGCTTAAGCACCTCATCTATCTTTCTTTTTACTAAGCCACTAAAAGGTGTGAGTATATTCGCATAGTATTTTAATGCTTCTTGATAAAGTTCTGCATGATCTACTGTATCATTGTAAAGAGATTCTGTCGCATAATGCTGACCAAAAGCATCATTGCTAAATAGAATATTTTCTCCCGTCATATAGGTAAACATACTGTCCGGCCAGTGCAGCATAGGGGCTTCAACAAAGATAAGTTTATTTTCTCCTATATCCAGTGTATCACCGGTTTTTACCGTTACAAAGTTCCAATCCTCGTGGTAATGCCCTTTTAATATCTGAGCACCTTTAGCTGTACAATAAATAGGCGTATCTGGAATTTCTCTTAATAGCTCGGGCAGTGCCCCACTGTGATCTATCTCTGCATGATTTGCAATAATATAATCAATTTTTTCAAGGTCAACCCCCTGTTTCAATCGTGCCACAAACTCTTTGTCAAAAGGCTGCCATACTGTATCAATAAGTACTGTCTTTTCATCATATATAAGGTAGGAATTATAAGATGAACCTTTAAATGTAGAATATTCATTCCCATGAAAGTTTTTTAATTCCCAATCCACCTTGCCAACCCATGTCACTTTATCCGTTAATTTTTTTGCCATATTAATACCCTCCTATCTTTCTATATATACTTTACCATTTCCCCTTTTTATAAACTATGATTTAAATCACAATTTTAAAAAAGCCTCAGTGCGCTAACACTAAGGCTTTCTTTAGTCTACTCTTTTCTGATCATTACTTGGTTTTTCTCACGCCGTTTCCATCGACCTCGTACTCATTGATTTTGGTGTTCTTGGCAAGGGTACCGTCAGCATTGAAGTAATACCATTTACCGTCAATCTGCAGCCACTTTCCGGCAGCCATGATGCCATCCTTGCTGAAATAATAAGTTTTGTTGTTGCCGGAGTAGAAGCGCCAATTTCCGTCATCCCCCTGAACCCAGCCGGTTTTTAGCGTACCATCGGTGTTAAAGAAATACGTCACACCGCCTATGGTCTGTATACCAGTGAGGCTCTTGCCATCCTTGTAGTAAAATTGCTGTCCGGCATCGCTTAGCACCCAGCCTTGGGCTGTGGCGGGATCCATGGTCATCTTGACATATCGCTCCAGCATGGAAGAAACTTCGGCGCGGGTGGCACTGGCTTTAGGGCTAAACGTATTATCGCTGCCGCCCATCATGATACCCGCCTGTTGCATGGCTCTTACCGCCGTTTTGTAAATGCTGCCGATGCTGGACGCATCTGCGTAAGTGGCAGCACTACGGGTAATCGGCAAGGTGTAGCCGGTGGCTTTGGCATAGTTTGTAAAGATGACCGCAATTTCTTCACGGGTGATAGACCGATCAGGCGCAAACTCCTGGTTTCCCATACCTTGTATGATGCCATTGCTGTACGCCCATTCAATGTAGGGCTGATAAGCACTGCCGATTTTCACATCGGTGAAGCTATTGGCAGTATAGACTTTCGCATCTACCCCAGCCAGTCTGCCAAGAGCCTCTACCAGCATTCCCCGGGTTGTAGCAGCGTTAGGTGAAAATGTGGTTTCCGTGGTGCCAAAAAGCAGCCCACGCCCTACCACATATTCGATGGATTCTCTGCCCCAATGAGAAGAAATATCTGCAAACTTCGCTGATAGTGGGGTGTAGCCGATGCCGTACAGTGAAAAATGTGTGGTAGTGAAAATAATGCTCTTGTTGTTCACATCATAAGCGGAACCAGCTATGCGGGAAGGGTTACCCTTTTCGTCCACATAAACCCCATACAGTCCCCCCACGGCTTCATTTTTGCCCAGGGTGTACGGAATGGAAACCGTAGCCGTACCACTACCGAAGCTGATACCCCTTTTGCCCGAATCATAGCCCACAGTTATGTCATACACCGGCCGTGTGCCGATCATCTTCTTAGCAGAATCGGATAGATTCGTGTTCGGGACAACGGTTATCTTGATATTCCCAGTACTCTGCTTCTGGATTTCCGCCAGCGCCCTTTTGTCAAAGGTAATGGTAATGAGAGAGCCGTTGATGCTAAAATAGGTTACCCCTGCGCTGACAAGGCTTTTCAGAGCATTTTGGCTCAGTATTACTGACAAGGAGGTTGCACCCTTGGGGAGGGTGATATTCAGCTCCACCGAAATACCATTGGCGATTTTGCCTTGCGCTTTTCCATCGGCCTGGGCTTTGGCAATGGCATCGGTAATGATTTGATCCGAAATTGCCGCACTTGCTGCGCCGCTTGTTTCGGCTGTTGCCGTAATAGAAGCCGATACCGTCACAGGCTGGCTCGGTTCCTTTTCAGGTGTTGCGGTGATTACAGCTGGGGCGGAAGGTGTGTATCCACCACTACCGCCACCACCATCATGCGAACTTGCAGTAACCGTTACCTTGCGGCT
Protein-coding sequences here:
- a CDS encoding anaerobic nitric oxide reductase flavorubredoxin; translated protein: MAKKLTDKVTWVGKVDWELKNFHGNEYSTFKGSSYNSYLIYDEKTVLIDTVWQPFDKEFVARLKQGVDLEKIDYIIANHAEIDHSGALPELLREIPDTPIYCTAKGAQILKGHYHEDWNFVTVKTGDTLDIGENKLIFVEAPMLHWPDSMFTYMTGENILFSNDAFGQHYATESLYNDTVDHAELYQEALKYYANILTPFSGLVKRKIDEVLKLNLPVDMICPSHGVIWKEQPIQIVEQYLKWADDYQENQITIIYDTMWQATRKMADHIAEGIRLEDPNITVKIYNLSKEDKNDVVTEIFRSKAILIGSSTINNGYLHSLGGLLEMVKGLKFKKKKAAAFGSYGWSGEAVKQLTEGLQKSGLEVVNSGHRALWVPDAEALAECVNYGRAFVKQL